The window GTACCCATATCACCAGATCAAGCTCAGGCAGCAGGCTCTGATAGAGTGCGGCATATTCATCATCCCGTTGCTGATCCTCGCCTACTCCTGGCACATCAATCAGGATAATGCCTTTGGCATTATCGAGATTCAACATGACTTCCTGCGGAGCGCGAGTACAAGCTTCGATATCTGAAACCTGACAAATTTCTCTGCCAAACAATGCATTGCATAATGATGATTTGCCGGCACCTGTTTTGCCAAAGATCCCCACACGGGGTCTGTAGTTCAGCATATGGCTAAGCTTGTCATGGATCCGTTGAGCCTGCTCTGCAGTAAAGTGCTCATCAGTCTCTTGCAAAATAGAGAACATGTTGTCCATGGTGTTTCCCCCTGTGTTAACTGGAAATAATAGGCTACCGAGTAGGTATTGATTTAGCCTCTTACTCGAGCCAGTCCTGCAGACGTTGCTCTTCTTGCTGCCTATGGTTTTCACCTACATGAGCCGCGAAGTCGCCAGTGTGGCACTCATGACTGCGATATCATTGCTCAAGCCGATACCAGGGAGCATGTCCGGAATGGCATAAATAGGCAGGATTAAATATTCCAGCGCTGAATATATAAGGCTCTTAGCCCAGATTAGCGTTGCTGCATCTTCGGCCGTATAATGTAGATGTAGTGCCAACACCGTTCTGCTCCAAATCGTTTCAAGTGTTTGCTCAGACTTAACCATAATCCTTTGCTGCTGAAGTTTGCGCTGTAATCCTGCCTAGACATCTTGTGCTCCTCGTCTGAGTTATTAATGCATCAATGGGTGAAGCTTAACCTAGTTATTTGCAAATTTTCATTTGACAAACTTGTCTCGCGGCGTGTGGTAAACGGATGAACATCTTTATTCTCTTGCTAGGGACACTAATACTTGGCTATAAGAGCTGGCTATAAATGAAGCCAATATCCACTGTAGAGAGTCAGTAAATTTGGATGGTACAGGGGCGAGAAAGGAATAGTTAAATAGCGGGGGCGCTAGAAGATCTATTACGTTTGATAAATGAGTATGAATGGGCCTTAAGCCTTTGTGCAGGGCGAGCGTCGTTAGACAGAGAGTGATTTTAACGAATTGTTTTTATGCTGGAAAATATGGAGCAGAACAAGCGTTTAAAATACACTTGAAGTTGATGGTTTAAGAGTTGTTCACGCCAATAATAAGCCAACCTTGTATTATCAATATGTTAAGTCATCCCTGTTTTCCTTATGGAACCATCACCCTGTTGAGCTGGGTAAGCACTGTACCAATTGAAAAGTTGTCATTACAGATCATATTTAACATTTACCCGCGTCATTTATCATTAAGATTGCTCAACTTAATTTAATCTTCGGATGACAGAATCACCGACTTTTCTAAAATCATAGTGGGCGGGTAATGACTTAAACTGATCACGTACATACCCCGATTGTGCAGAGCTGCGGTCTGCTTGCTGAAGTACGTATTCCATTGCATAGCGGACTTTATGGCCATAGGGTTTTGCAGCAAGTAAGTCGCTCAGTAGAGCAAATACCTTACTGTTGATGGTGCCCAGTTCACCCAGAGGCTTAGCTAGAATCGCGAAGTTGTAACTCTCATGTGGGCCAGGCACATAATGTTCAATGTGCTGGTTTAACATGGCATAAATTTTACCAATATCATGAAATAACCCCGCTACCAGTCCTGTCTGACACTCGATTTCTGAATGCTGTAGATGTTTGGCATTGTGATAGGTCATCTCAGCGACCTCTATGCTATGTTCAAATAGTCCATTGGCATAGGAATGGTGATGCTGATAACTGGCTTGGGCCTTGATAAATATCTTAAGAATGTCTGTTCTCTCAAAGATAAAATTGACGAAGGGCTGTAGTTCAGGACAAGTCACTAGGCTTAATAACTTCAAAAAACGACCCAGCAACTTCTCTTTTGTCGAACCCAGTAGCTGAGTTAACTGAATATATTCATTTTCACTGTAACGAGTGAGTATGGGTTTCATCGCACAGATAACGACATTACCTCGGCTATCATGAGTAATGTTCATTTGAGCTAGCCCATAGTTGAATTGACATGTCCTGGCAATATCTGCAGATGTGATGGCATGTATTGTCTTTTGGCTTGAAATAAATTCACAGTTAGCAGTAGGTAGATGACCACTGATTTTAATGTCTTTAACCCATGCAAATATAACGTTATTCATAATGGGGATCTCCTGATGTAGCTAGCTGAATTTGTTTTACTAAGCGGTCGAAAGCACTGCCGTCCTGTCTTGTTATATTGGGTACATAACGGCTATACACCTCGAACAACATTTTGGTCGTGCTATGCCCCATTTGTTTGGCAATCCATTCTGGGCTCTCGCCAGCGGCTAACCATAAGGTTGCGCAGGTATGTCTC of the Shewanella baltica genome contains:
- a CDS encoding YkvA family protein, yielding MLALHLHYTAEDAATLIWAKSLIYSALEYLILPIYAIPDMLPGIGLSNDIAVMSATLATSRLM
- a CDS encoding HDIG domain-containing metalloprotein; the encoded protein is MNITHDSRGNVVICAMKPILTRYSENEYIQLTQLLGSTKEKLLGRFLKLLSLVTCPELQPFVNFIFERTDILKIFIKAQASYQHHHSYANGLFEHSIEVAEMTYHNAKHLQHSEIECQTGLVAGLFHDIGKIYAMLNQHIEHYVPGPHESYNFAILAKPLGELGTINSKVFALLSDLLAAKPYGHKVRYAMEYVLQQADRSSAQSGYVRDQFKSLPAHYDFRKVGDSVIRRLN